From the Helianthus annuus cultivar XRQ/B chromosome 17, HanXRQr2.0-SUNRISE, whole genome shotgun sequence genome, the window ACCTCTCACCGATTCCATTCACCTAATTGACTcccctcgttgatggcagcggtATTCCCTTTAGAGGACTTGGGTCACCACATGCCTCCCCGCTTGGTGCCCCATTCACCCTAACTAGGCCATCTCTAAATATAAAATAACTTGACAACCTATGTTGCACTGGGACGGGTACGGGAACGGGGTACGGGGACGGGTACGGGAACGGGAAACGGCAAAACTAAAAAAATCAAGAAGCGGGGACGGGACGGGCACGggaataaaaacatataaaaaataaatatatattaaagatAATGTAACACAAAACCCCAAAATAGTTAAAATATAGCTATTtataattatatacatatattatagTGTTAATTTTATACTTTATATTGATAGATTTGTAAGTTTAAGAACCAAATGTAAACTAGTAAAGATAGAGGGGGGTTAATGTTAAAATGCACAAACTAATTTCACTCTTTTTATGTAAAAATTTACAAGTTAGAGAATAAATGTAAACTACATAAAGATTGAAGGGTTAAATTGTAAAACTACAAACTAATTTAAACCTAAAATAGCTGGATCATCAGCCCAATTGTAACCTTGGCCGTCCAGAACTCCGAATGTGTATACGACCACCATGAAAACAAGGTCCGTCCAGAACTCCAAATGTGTATACGACCACCATGAAAACAAGGTGGTTCCCATCTTCCTCGTTTCCGGCAGAAGTTGCAGCACTGGCGCCGGAATTCGTCACCGGAAACTCGACGGAAACGTTTCCACGCCGTCCCCAAACGCCGTCCCCTTCTGCAGCAAGTTTCCACGCCGTACCCAGCTTGCCGGAAACGTTTCCAAGGCGTACCCGTGCCGTTTCCGTCCCCGTGCAGTCCCCGGGACGGGAGACGGCACCTACTAGCCGTTTCGGTGCAACCTAGTTGACAACTAATAGTGTGTATGGTTGTGAAAAAGTTTTCTCATTTATGTACTTACGTATTTACTGATTTTTTTAATCAACTGAATTTTGAAAACGTGGTGGTGGATGGAAATGGTGTTGGTTTTAAGGTTCTAAAATAATGGCTAAGATAAAAACCAATAAGGGGAGTGGATGGTCACTAGTAATAGAATTCTATTACTCATAATATCCAATCATCTCCTGTCATATCATCAGCcactattctatcactagtgatagaattgtaatgggggtggtcactagtgatagaaaatagttatttaaaaatagttaacaaaagttgaggggctaattTGCACTTTTCATCAAACTTCTGTTAATTCAATTACATAAGCAACAAAACAATCTCTGCAAAACAAAAGAAATCAACGCCTTATCATCTCAACGCGTTTTCAATTCAACGCGTGATGAAGGCAGCGGCGACGGTGTGCGTGATACAATAACGCGTGGTGGGAGGTCCATCACGGACCGCCCCGCCTCCCCTAATCATAGTTTctacttgtttttttaattgggGTGCTCTCATTTCTGAAAACAATTTCGACCACATTGTATGATCAAAAGTTGTGCATAGATTTAATTTCGTTCATATTAATCGTTTATCAAAATACAATGCAAAATCTCCTATCAACACTAAACTTCGTGATGATAAGCCCATTGAACTATTAGGTCCTCAGAGAAGATATTCAAGTGACTACATATCAAGTTCTGATTTTGATTCCTACTTTCCTAGCAATCCTTATACATGCAATAGAAATATAGTTTTGGGTGAGTGGTTTCTTTTGTGACATTTACAACAACCAAGCACACGGAAAAACATATGTTTGTTGACATATTAAGCGACACAATTAGCAACCACTTGAAGTGTTGCTAAAATCTAAGTAAGATAATTCATGAGTAATATTGTTATGTCACTACATAGGGCTATTAGTGACAACTCATTGATTAGTCACTAAACCCAGTTAAGTGAAGAGAATTCAAGGGAGAGAGTAGGAGGCATGATACATGGGTAGCAAAGTTTATAAAGGGAGATGATGGATGAGTTTTAGTAAACGGGCAAGACATCAGGATGAAATGGGAGACCTATTTCTAGAATCTTTTCAATGGTAGTAGGTACAACCAACTAGAGGAAAACGGGGATCCCATTATACAATGATAACAAATTCATTGCTATTGTTGTAATATCACCCACGAAGAGGTGAGGAGAGCTCTTAGGAATATGAGAAGTCAAAGGCGGTTCATCAGGATAATATACCAATTAAGGTGTGGAAGTTATTAGATAAGGAACGACACGCTCAATCTTGTGCATGATTAGTGGAGGTGTAGCATTCTAAAGGAGACGCTCAATCTTGTGCTAACTGCATCGGGATTAAGCTCGTAAGTCATACTATGAAATTATAGGAAGAAGTAGTTCAAAAAAATTAGATAGGAAACTCCGGTCATGGTGAACCAATTTGAATTTATGCAAGGGCGGTCTACTACGGAGACAATATAAATCCGAAGGAGATTAATGGAAAACGATAGGGAAAAGAACGAGATATGCATATGGTGTTCATTGACTTTAAAAAAGGTTTATCACAGTGTGCCTCACCAGGTAATTTGGGATAGTCTTGAGGGGAGAGGGGTGCCTAGTAACATAGAGGTAATTAGGTATATGTATGTCGGGGCTAAAATAAGCACACAAGCGCCAGTAGGGGGATGCAAACTTTTTTCCCGTGGAGGCGGGCATTCACCAAGGATCCGCCTTGAGCCTATTTTTATTTGTGGTAATCTTGGATGAGTTGTCCATATCAACACAAGAGGCAATCTCGTGGTGCATGCTTTTCACTAATGATATTATCTTAGTAGCGGGGAATAAAGTGGGGTTTAATTAGAGGCTAGAGAAGTGGCGAGCAGACATGTAGAGCAAAGGTTTAAATATAAATTACTCTAAAACTAACTAAATTGTAACATAGGCGGTGCAAATAATGATGTGGAGGATGCACAAAGCAGTACTAAAGGCTTACTTGTCACATAGACAACCGGGTTTAAGTAGTTAGGATTGTTTACACAAAGTGAGGGAGATATCGACAATGACGTAGCCCACCGCGTTCAGGTGAGCTGATGCAAATGAAGAGCAGCCACAAGAACATTGTGCGATAAGAGTTTTTCAGCAAAATTAAAAGGAAAATTCTATAGGGTGGAAATGCAACCAACTATGTTGTATGTAACTGACTGTTGGGCCATTAAGAAGACTCAAGCGTGAAAGATTGATGTAGAAGAGATGAGGATGTTGAAGTGGATGTGTGGGCACACAAGGATAGACAAAACAATGATGAAGTTTTCTAGGAGAAATTTGAGGTCACGTGTATCTTGGATAAGATAAGATAATGGAGAGGAGATTGAGTGGAACTATATATTGGGCACGCTTATTTTTTTGAAGAGATTTAAAGGCGACCTATTTGTTTCCGTCACAAAAAGGGTGGTATGTGTGGTGGAGAAAATGGGATATAATTAAATTgtgttcgatgattgatttgtaGTGGTTATATTGGGCGTTAGTGGTGCTTCGATAACCCTTCGTCATTAACCACCATTTAAATAAACATATTGGTTTGTTAATAACTTTTGACTCATCGTGAATAGTCATGACCAAGCCAGCTAATCCGACTACTATAATCAGGGACATAAGCCGTTTATCAACCTTATATGAAGCATGCATTGAACAGTTCGACCCTTTGATTAAACCATTCATTCGACCATTCTAAACCAATCAAAACCATCGTGAACTGTCCACTTAAACTACAAGCAATCTGTTAAGGATCAAACTCGCTGAACAATATCTATTTTAACCGAGGCGACAATTGAACTGAACCCTTCGAAAACTGTCATTTAAACCGACCGGCATACTTTTCTTCAAACCAATAAAAAATAGAATGACAAATCCAAACCAACTACAAAGTGTAAAGCGTGTCATCAAAACATCACATTATGTCCTTCACTAACGGCAACATGTTCATGCTTTTAGGGTACCTCAGATGCTTGACTAGTTATTGACGACGGGCCAGTGGGGAAGCCCACTTTGCCCGCTTTGGGCCTTTCTCTTTGGGAGCCCAATTACTAAAATGTCTATTAAACAAACCACCCTTGCTCACCAAGGACCTTTCCCTGTTTTGAGCGGGAAAACAGCTAAGGAGCAGCAGGCTCATTTAATGCCTGATAAGAGAAGCATCCAGTCACCATCATCGTACTTATCCGGCTATGCATTAATGGAGAAGGGTATCGCaaccgttgggggtcagacacgtgtctgaccttcCCAAAGCGTCATAGTTACCGTTAGATAATATGAGGGATATTTCTCTTAGAGATAAGGGCATGCCATTATATAAGAAGGAACAAGGATAAGGCGAAGACAGGTATAATCTCCGGCCATTCTTCTCATTTACTACCCTCATTTATTCCCCTCATTAACTCCGACCAACATTCCTTGTATTTACTACACACAACACATTAATTAGATTCACACCAAGATAGGAACTCTCCGGTgaatatcttcatcagaaaacGTTCCTTTTCCTcatccggcaagtttacttattctcacgccggagcttggtcacggatccccctcccggggtccCCCGTGGTGAGGCTAACGGTTTATTATTTTGTAGCAAGCAAGGACAGGAGCTCTCAACGTCAGCGAAGATCCAGCCGACGTAATCCGGAGGTTGGGTActcgacattggcgccatccgtgggacacAGGCCTGACCTGTGTTCCCACATTAACATCCGACGTTCAGAGAGCAACTCACCTTTCCAGAAACAGCATGGCAACTCCACATAGTTCACGTGTCACCCAAACGGCCCAAAATGATCTGGAGAAAGTCACCGTGGAGGATATCACTCATGAAGAGGATAACGAGAATCTGGTAGAAAACCTGGAAGAAACGGAGCATGTCACCCCTAGCTTCGTGGCCATGCACAGGGAGAAGATAACCAAGTATCTTGACGATCTGAAGAGATAAGAAAAGTTGGACAGCCTCAGAGCCAGACTCTCTTTTGACACACCTTCTAATCAAGAAGGAACGAACCCCCAGAATAAGGGCAACAATGGGGACCAACTGGAAACATTCATGACAGCCCTGAGGCAGATGTCTTCCGAAGAGAGAGTGGACTTGATCATCGGTCAGAAACACAAGGAAAAGGAGAAAGACGACTCAGGTAGCGTTGGTTTGGACCAACCATACCTACCACGAGACCTGGCCGAGGTCTCAAAGTTCACAAGGAGAATATCAGAGGCACCCATGCCTCCCAAGACAAAGCTACCCCCAGGCTTTGATCGCTACGACGGAACGAGGGATCCAGAGGATCATCTGCATGCTTTCCGAGGAGCGGGGCAGTTGGGAAGGTGGCCCATGCCGGTATGGTGCCACATGTTTGTACAAACTTTAACAGAAGGAGCCCGGCTGTGGTTTGACAGCCTCCCTCCAGGGAGCATAGACAGCTACGAAGAGTTAAGCGAAAAATTCCTCAGAAATTTCGGCCAACAAAGAAAGGTGGTCAAGAATCCCAACGAAATCCTCCACATCAGGCAAAGGGACAACGAGCGGATAGACCAGTACATGGAAAGGTTTGTCAAAGAAAGCATGAACATCAAGGATGTCCCGGAGGTCATGAAAATCAGTAGCTTTATAAATGGGCTGAAGCATGCACAGCTGTGTGAAAAGCTGGGAGAGGAGTTCCCACCTTCCTTCGATAATCTCATGGACAGGGTCATGGCTTTCGTCCGGGGAAAGGATACGGTCAGCAAGGCTAAGGAGACAGACACTACACCCCGAAGGGCCACCCCAACAGCAAGACCCCTTGAAAAAGGTACTCCCTATTCCCGAAAGCCTCCCTTTGATAGAATGTTACATGACAGGGCAAGGCCCTCCTACTCCCCCTACAGACCCCGAGGGAGGGGGCCTCCCCCTTACCCTGACAACTTCACCCCCCTCGTCAAAACTCCAAGTGAGATACTGGCCACGGAAAGAGTGAAGAATTCTTTCCCAAGGTCACCCCCCATAAAGCCAGGTCCCAAGGCACAGCCAAACGAATACTGTGAGTTTCACAAGGGCTTCGGGCACAAAACTGATGATTGCATGTACCTCAAGAGGGAAATAGAGGCGGCGGTGAAGACGGGAAGACTGGCCCACCTGGTCAAGGAAATCAAAGAAGGGGGAGGGGATCGTAAGGGAAGGGATGCAAGAGAGCCTGGGAGGGCAGATGTTGATATGATAAGAAGGAGGAATGAATTTGATGTTACCCGAAGTGTTAAGGCCAGGATCCTAGGCTCTCCGAACTGCATGAAAACTCCCATCCTTATGCCGTACTTAGAAGAAAGCAAAGTGCAACGACTTCCGCTGAATATCTCAGCTGTGATAGCTGGACACAAAGTGTCTAGAATACATGTGGACGGAGGGTCAGGCGTCGAGGTAATATATGAACATTGCTTCCTCAGATTCGACAGAGATATAAGGGATATACTGGAGGAAGACTCCATCCCATTGGTGGGATTCAACAACAGCGTATCACACCCTCTGGGAAAGATCAGGCTCCCATTTACAGTCGGTGTAGGGGACAAGGTCCGGACGATCAATTTAACCTTCACTGTAGTCAGGGCACCCTCCAAGTACAACGCGATTTTGGGAAGACCAGGGATTGGAGATCTACAAGCACAAGCATCTACTCCTCACGGGGCTTTGGTATTCCAAACACCAAAGGGGCTTGCATGGGTTAAGTCAGCCTACGAAGTGATCTCTTCAGTATCCAAAGGAGAGGAACCCGGGAAGACCCAAGGGAAGAAGGTGGAAGAATGGGTCCTCTGTGATAAGTTCCCGGAGCAAACGGTCAAGGTGGGAAGCCACCTAAGTGACAAATGCAAGAGTGCCCTGAAGGAGTTGCTCCTCCATAACCTGGACGTGTTTGCATTCCAATATGGTGACATGACGGGAATTCCCAGAAGCCTGACGGAACACCGGCTCAACACCTTCACATGGGCGAAACCAGTGAAGCAAAAGAAGCGGAGCATGGGGCCAAACAAGAGAAGGGCTGCTTGTGAAGAGACCCGCAAACTGCTCAGGGCGGGGATAGTCAGGGAAGTCAAATACCCATCCTGGGTTGCCAACCCAGTTATGGTTCAGAAAAAAGATGGGGGAtggaggatgtgcatcgatttccAAGACTTAAACAAAGCATGCCCCAAGGACTGCTACCCCCTCCCGGAGATAGACACACAGGTCGACTCCCTGTCCTAGTACCCACTGAAGTGCTTCCTAGATGCCTACAAGGGATACCACCAAATACAGATGTcaatagaagatgaagaaaagaccGCTTTCATCATCGATGAGGGAACATTTTGCTATAGTAAGATGCCCTTTGGTCTCAAAAATGCGGGGGCGACATACCAAAGGTTTATGAACACCTTGTTTAGGGAGCAAAGGGGAAGGAATCTAGAGGTGTATGTTGACGACATTGTCATCAAGAGTCTGACAGAAGCAGCCATGATAGACGACATAGCTGAGACTCTCAACACAATGCAGGATGTAAATATGAAGCTGAACCCCGGGAAATGCTGTTTCGGGGTAGAGGAAGGAAATTTCCTGGGGGTGGTGGTAACTAAAGGAGGGATAAAGGCAAACCCAGAGAAGACCCAGGCTGTGGCTGAAATGCGCTCCCCCAGGTCCTTGAAGGACATCCAGCAATTAAACGGAAGGCTGATTGCGCTAAATCGTTTCTTATCAAAAGTGGCTGACAAAACCCTCCCTTTTATGAAGGTGTTAAAAGACTGCCTCCAGACCAACAAATTCAACTGGACCACCGAGGCCGAAACCGCCTTTCAGGAAATAGAGACCTACATCTGCAAGCTCCCAGCGTTAGCCACCCCGGTGCCCGGGGACCCACTGCTCCTTTACCTATCTGCCTCTAAGACGACCATAAGCGCGGTTATGATGGTGGAACGGGAGGGGAAACAGATCCCCATATATTTCATCAGCAGAACACTTAAGGGGCCCGAGGAGCGGTACATGCCTTTAGAAAAGCTTGCGTTGGCCCTGGTTTTTGCATCTCGAAGGCTCAGAAGGTACTTCCAAGGGCATAAGGTCACCTTGGTAACTGATCAACCCCTCCAGAAAGTGCTTAGAAAACCGGAACAGTCAGGGCGACTGGCTAAATGGGCCGTAGAATTGAGAGAACATTCTCTGGAGTTCAAGCCCAGGACAGCCATGTAGGGACAAATACTGGCTGACTTCCTAGCAGAAGTACCTGAGGACGAAGAGAGGGAATTACTAAGGTGGGAGGCTTTggaggaagaagaaaagagaaGGGAAGACGAGGCTGTCTGGAAGTTGTTCACGGATGGAGCATCCAGTGAAGAAGGGAACGGTGCAGGCATCACGTTGATAAGCCCCGAGGGGGTTGAGCTGACATATGCTATAAGGCTGGATTTCGAAAACACCAACAATACCGCCGAGTATGAAGCCCTCTTAGCAGGGATGAGATTGGCACAGAAGATGAAAGCAAAACACGTGGAGGCTAGTACCGATTCACAGTTGGTGGTAAAGCAGTATCAGGGGGAATATGAAGCCAAGGATGGCGTCATGGCTCGGTATGTGGCGAAAGTTAAGGAAACAGCTAAGGCGTTCGGAACCTTCAAACTGGAATACATCCCCCGAGGGAGGAACAGGAAATCTGATGCACTGAGCAAGCTAGCTTCAGTGGCATTCGATCACCTCGCGAAGGAAGTCAAAGTAGAGGTCCTGACATCCCCCTCCCTGGACGTAACGGAAGTGGCCACAATCGAAGGTTCCCAAGAAAcatggatgactccaatcattaAATTCCTCCGGGACGGGACCTTACCCGAGGGGGAATGGGCGGCCAGAAAGATAAGGGTCAAAGCCCTACAATATGAGCTGATTGGGGAGGAGCTATACCGAAGATCATATCTGGGTCCGTCCCTAAAGTGCAAAGATATGGAAGAGGCCGAATGCGTGATTAGGGAAATGCACGAGGGAATCTGTGGAATGCACTCAGGACCAAGAACGGTTGTAAGAAGGGCAATGAACGCAGGATTCTACTGGCCGCGAATGTACGAGACGACATCTGAAGAAATCAAGAAGTGTGATAACTGCCAAGTACATGCACCAATGACCCACCAGCATAAACACCCTATGGTCCCGGTCTCGACATCTTGGCCATTCCAAAAATGGGCCATCGACATAATCGG encodes:
- the LOC110925363 gene encoding uncharacterized protein LOC110925363, giving the protein MSIEDEEKTAFIIDEGTFCYSKMPFGLKNAGATYQRFMNTLFREQRGRNLEVYVDDIVIKSLTEAAMIDDIAETLNTMQDVNMKLNPGKCCFGVEEGNFLGVVVTKGGIKANPEKTQAVAEMRSPRSLKDIQQLNGRLIALNRFLSKVADKTLPFMKVLKDCLQTNKFNWTTEAETAFQEIETYICKLPALATPVPGDPLLLYLSASKTTISAVMMVEREGKQIPIYFISRTLKGPEERYMPLEKLALALVFASRRLRRYFQGHKVTLGQILADFLAEVPEDEERELLRWEALEEEEKRREDEAVWKLFTDGASSEEGNGAGITLISPEGVELTYAIRLDFENTNNTAEYEALLAGMRLAQKMKAKHVEASTDSQLVVKQYQGEYEAKDGVMARYVAKVKETAKAFGTFKLEYIPRGRNRKSDALSKLASVAFDHLAKEVKVEVLTSPSLDVTEVATIEGSQETWMTPIIKFLRDGTLPEGEWAARKIRVKALQYELIGEELYRRSYLGPSLKCKDMEEAECVIREMHEGICGMHSGPRTVVRRAMNAGFYWPRMYETTSEEIKKCDNCQVHAPMTHQHKHPMVPVSTSWPFQKWAIDIIGPFPEGPGGVKYVVVAIDYFTKWIEAKPLAKITGDQMRRFVLDNIVCRYGVPKELVSDNGV